The Heyndrickxia vini genome contains a region encoding:
- a CDS encoding biotin--[acetyl-CoA-carboxylase] ligase, whose amino-acid sequence MQSPTRKRLLEAFTEANGDFLSGQALADILGCSRTAVWKHIEELRKEGFELEAVRKRGYRIVSTEDRVTENEISLGLSTKFIGHEIHFLDSTDSTQKVAHQLSQEGCPEGTIVIAEEQKNGRGRLTRHWHSPKYTGVWMSIVLRPTLPPQKAPQFTLITAIAVVQAIEELTSVLPEIKWPNDILINGKKVTGILTELQADVDKIDSIIIGIGINVNQQLTDFPDELQSIATSLAIESGRKITRAKLIQCILIKLEKYYHLYLEKGFAPLKILWESYAISIGKEIVARTVTGTITGRAIGITEEGILKIEDHSGLTHEIYSADIEIKK is encoded by the coding sequence ATGCAATCTCCAACAAGAAAAAGATTGCTAGAGGCATTTACAGAGGCAAATGGAGATTTTTTATCAGGACAAGCACTAGCGGATATTTTAGGTTGTTCAAGGACGGCGGTTTGGAAGCATATTGAAGAATTACGAAAAGAAGGCTTTGAATTAGAAGCTGTCCGGAAAAGAGGATACAGAATCGTTTCAACTGAAGATCGTGTAACAGAAAATGAAATAAGCCTTGGCCTTAGCACAAAGTTTATTGGGCATGAAATTCATTTTTTAGATTCAACCGACTCCACCCAAAAGGTAGCACATCAACTATCACAGGAGGGCTGTCCAGAAGGAACAATCGTCATAGCTGAGGAACAAAAAAATGGAAGAGGCAGGTTGACAAGGCATTGGCATTCTCCGAAATACACGGGTGTATGGATGAGTATTGTTTTAAGGCCCACCCTCCCTCCACAAAAGGCTCCTCAATTTACCCTAATCACGGCAATAGCTGTTGTGCAGGCAATAGAGGAGTTGACGAGTGTACTTCCAGAAATTAAATGGCCAAATGATATATTGATTAATGGGAAAAAAGTTACGGGAATTTTAACTGAATTACAAGCAGATGTTGATAAAATTGATTCCATTATTATAGGGATTGGTATTAACGTCAATCAACAGTTAACAGATTTTCCGGATGAGCTTCAATCTATTGCGACATCTTTAGCGATAGAAAGCGGTCGGAAAATTACCCGTGCAAAACTAATACAATGCATTTTAATAAAATTAGAAAAGTATTATCATCTTTATTTAGAAAAGGGGTTTGCCCCTCTTAAAATTTTATGGGAAAGCTATGCAATTAGTATTGGTAAAGAAATAGTTGCCCGCACGGTAACGGGAACAATTACTGGAAGAGCAATAGGCATTACAGAGGAAGGAATTTTGAAAATTGAAGATCATTCCGGATTAACACATGAAATTTATTCCGCAGATATTGAAATTAAGAAATAA
- the panB gene encoding 3-methyl-2-oxobutanoate hydroxymethyltransferase, which yields MKQTTDFLKMKEMNEKIAMVTAYDLPTAKLSEEAGIDIILVGDSLGMVVLGYDSTVPVTIDDMVHHTKAVKRGATSTFVVTDMPFMTYHLNREATLTAAAKIIQDGGANAVKVEGSGIVIQMIKALTTSGIPVMAHLGLTPQTVGVLGGYKVQGKTAEAANQLIEDALKCEEAGAFALVLECVPKQLADKVSKRLSIPVIGIGAGADVDGQVLVFHDLVRLGVDRVPKFVKTYADANEMINQGLKKYVQEVKSLQFPEEKHSFTMKQEELSALYGGK from the coding sequence ATGAAACAAACGACTGATTTTTTGAAAATGAAAGAAATGAATGAAAAAATCGCGATGGTTACAGCGTATGATCTTCCTACAGCAAAATTATCAGAAGAAGCGGGAATTGACATCATTCTCGTTGGTGATTCGTTAGGTATGGTTGTTCTAGGATATGATTCTACAGTACCCGTTACGATCGATGATATGGTTCACCATACGAAAGCAGTAAAACGGGGAGCGACGTCCACATTTGTTGTTACCGATATGCCATTTATGACCTACCATTTAAACCGCGAAGCAACATTAACAGCAGCAGCAAAAATCATTCAAGATGGTGGAGCAAATGCTGTTAAAGTGGAAGGTAGCGGAATCGTAATTCAAATGATTAAAGCGCTTACTACATCCGGAATACCTGTAATGGCACATCTTGGACTGACCCCGCAAACTGTCGGTGTATTAGGTGGATATAAAGTTCAAGGCAAAACTGCAGAAGCTGCTAATCAATTAATCGAAGATGCCTTAAAGTGTGAGGAAGCAGGTGCATTTGCCTTAGTTTTAGAATGTGTTCCGAAACAGTTGGCAGATAAAGTAAGCAAGCGTCTTTCAATCCCTGTCATTGGTATTGGGGCAGGTGCCGATGTTGATGGTCAAGTGTTAGTTTTTCATGATTTGGTTAGATTAGGTGTAGATCGAGTGCCGAAATTTGTAAAAACTTATGCAGATGCAAATGAAATGATAAATCAAGGCTTAAAAAAGTATGTTCAAGAAGTGAAATCGTTGCAATTTCCGGAGGAAAAACATAGCTTTACGATGAAACAAGAAGAATTGTCCGCTTTATATGGAGGAAAATAA
- the panC gene encoding pantoate--beta-alanine ligase has protein sequence MNVITNRVEMNQIVKNYKCNAKTIGFIPTMGFLHDGHLTLVKKAKLENDITIMSIFVNPTQFGPNEDFESYPRDFERDERLAEAAGVDYIFAPSVEEMYPNEMGNQLSVLKRTNVLCGKSREGHFDGVVTVLSKLFHIITPDKAYFGIKDAQQVAVVKGLVHDYFFPIEIVAVETVRELDGLAKSSRNVYLSDNERKEVPALYKSLLMAKSEIMNGEKAPEKIIAKVKEYITKNTSGIIDYIEIYSYPTLERLDNMNGKIIIAIAVKFSKARLIDNIILDV, from the coding sequence ATGAACGTAATTACTAACAGAGTAGAAATGAATCAAATTGTGAAAAATTACAAATGTAACGCGAAGACAATTGGATTTATTCCGACAATGGGATTTTTACATGATGGTCATCTCACTTTAGTAAAGAAGGCGAAACTGGAAAATGACATTACAATCATGAGCATTTTTGTAAACCCTACTCAGTTTGGACCGAATGAAGATTTCGAATCATATCCAAGGGATTTTGAACGGGATGAACGTTTAGCGGAAGCAGCGGGCGTTGATTATATATTCGCTCCATCTGTAGAAGAGATGTATCCAAATGAAATGGGGAACCAACTGTCAGTTTTAAAAAGGACAAATGTTCTCTGCGGGAAAAGTCGTGAAGGGCATTTTGATGGAGTCGTAACTGTTTTATCAAAATTATTTCATATCATTACCCCTGATAAGGCTTATTTTGGGATTAAAGATGCACAACAAGTAGCGGTTGTAAAAGGTCTCGTACATGATTACTTTTTTCCGATTGAAATTGTAGCGGTTGAGACTGTAAGAGAATTAGACGGATTGGCGAAAAGTTCAAGAAATGTGTATTTATCAGATAATGAAAGAAAAGAGGTACCGGCATTATATAAAAGTTTATTAATGGCGAAAAGCGAAATAATGAACGGTGAAAAGGCGCCAGAAAAAATAATTGCAAAAGTAAAAGAGTATATTACAAAAAACACAAGTGGGATCATTGATTATATAGAAATATATTCGTATCCTACACTTGAAAGATTAGATAATATGAATGGTAAAATTATCATCGCTATAGCTGTGAAATTTTCCAAGGCTCGGTTAATCGACAACATCATATTGGATGTATAG
- the panD gene encoding aspartate 1-decarboxylase — protein sequence MFRTMMNGKIHRATVTEANLNYVGSITIDEDILDAVGMVANEKVQIVNNNNGARFETYIIPGMRGSGVICLNGAAARLVHVGDIVIIISYAFVQEENVNKHQPKIALLDESNRITQMISYEPEATIL from the coding sequence ATGTTTCGCACAATGATGAATGGAAAAATCCATCGTGCAACCGTTACGGAAGCAAATTTAAATTATGTGGGAAGTATAACAATTGATGAAGATATACTAGATGCAGTTGGCATGGTCGCAAATGAAAAAGTTCAAATTGTTAATAATAACAATGGGGCTAGATTTGAAACATATATCATTCCGGGTATGCGCGGAAGTGGTGTCATATGTTTGAATGGGGCTGCAGCAAGATTAGTTCATGTTGGAGATATTGTCATTATCATCTCATATGCATTCGTCCAAGAGGAAAATGTAAATAAACATCAACCAAAAATTGCTTTACTTGATGAAAGTAATCGGATTACACAAATGATTTCCTATGAACCTGAAGCCACTATTTTATAA
- the dinG gene encoding ATP-dependent DNA helicase DinG, which yields MTNRFVIIDIETTGNSSKKGDRIIQIAAVIIENGQIVDQYNTFVNPCTTIPVFIEELTGINDEMVRDAPLFEEIADDLLKILDGSIFVAHNVLFDLSFLQEEFKRVGRSEFIGLTIDTVELSRVLFPSSDSFKLFDLTESFSIHHERPHQADSDAFVTAKLLLHCINYAKNLPLITLEQLSLLAVGLKSNIEVLFEKILRRKKKHIENLPEHLEVYRGIALRKKKKKHIQRNYREKYEYPITPDEKEKLMSSAIKKFEVRDGQFEMMDTVYESLRLKKAALIEAGTGVGKSLGYLLPSLYQSIRENKPILISTYTVQLQEQLLQNEVKKLEEMLPFDFKTVLLKGRQHYINLFLFEQTLHDVDTQYDEILSKMQILVWLTNTETGDIDEINLSSGGKLFWNRIKHDGWHLKDKDPWISRDFYLYARREAENADLVITNHAMMLIDFKQESSLFRTFDYVLIDEAHHFEKAARNFFGKKIEYIPCKYLCSKLGAFDKRQVFFRLEKLISSKKITPKTPSFELDFSIIELERCIEELFIGIADRLTLERKKRDNHQKTQLRLVNKWMDDEKWEQVIYCAKKIIETIIEINSSINERLSSLKQLSDKKLNEKDKAFVEECYSIMNEFYELQETIYMLLVQQSDDHVYWIEGDVKAIPNSITIQSQPISVKNQLGTEFFSKKKSVILTSATLTVNNSFSFFENELGLNHLENLVKKQISSPFHYKDMTQLIIPTDIPEILQVSPTEYTESIAGHLIGIAQATKGRMLVLFTSNEMLRQTHNLMKESGLLEDFILIAQGITAGSRTRLIKNFQKFEKAILLGTNSFWEGVDIPGEDLSCLVIVRLPFSPPEEPYIWAKSKALTEEGKNPFTAYSLPEAVIRFKQGFGRLIRRDTDKGIVIVFDRRIESTKYGKAFLKSIPKIPVKHASLKEIIEIVEKWF from the coding sequence ATGACAAATCGTTTTGTAATAATAGATATAGAAACAACAGGAAATTCATCAAAAAAAGGCGATAGGATAATTCAAATAGCGGCTGTTATCATTGAAAACGGGCAGATTGTTGATCAGTATAATACTTTTGTCAATCCTTGTACAACGATTCCCGTATTTATTGAGGAGTTAACAGGGATAAATGATGAAATGGTAAGGGATGCTCCTTTATTTGAAGAAATCGCTGATGATTTGTTGAAAATACTAGATGGAAGTATTTTTGTTGCCCATAATGTTTTATTTGATTTATCTTTTTTACAGGAAGAATTTAAAAGGGTTGGGCGTTCGGAGTTTATTGGATTAACTATAGATACAGTGGAGCTGTCGAGGGTATTATTTCCATCTTCTGATAGCTTTAAGCTTTTCGATCTAACAGAAAGTTTTTCAATTCACCATGAAAGGCCACATCAAGCAGATAGTGATGCATTCGTTACGGCGAAGCTTCTTCTGCACTGCATTAATTATGCCAAAAATTTACCGCTCATAACACTTGAACAATTATCATTACTTGCTGTTGGTTTGAAAAGTAATATAGAGGTACTATTTGAAAAAATCCTCCGAAGGAAAAAGAAGCATATTGAAAATTTACCGGAACATTTAGAAGTATATAGAGGCATTGCATTACGCAAAAAAAAGAAAAAACATATTCAAAGAAACTATCGTGAAAAATACGAATATCCGATTACTCCGGATGAAAAAGAAAAATTGATGTCTTCAGCTATAAAGAAATTTGAAGTTAGAGATGGACAGTTTGAGATGATGGATACCGTATATGAGTCTTTGCGTTTAAAAAAAGCAGCATTGATAGAAGCAGGCACTGGAGTAGGAAAATCTCTAGGATATTTACTTCCAAGCCTATATCAAAGCATACGAGAAAATAAGCCGATTCTTATAAGCACTTATACGGTTCAATTACAGGAGCAATTACTGCAAAATGAAGTAAAGAAATTAGAAGAAATGCTTCCATTTGATTTCAAAACTGTTTTATTAAAAGGAAGACAGCATTACATAAATTTATTTTTGTTCGAACAAACGTTACATGATGTGGATACACAATATGATGAAATACTTTCGAAAATGCAAATTTTAGTATGGCTTACAAATACTGAAACGGGCGATATAGATGAGATTAATCTATCCAGCGGGGGCAAGTTATTTTGGAACCGAATTAAACATGATGGTTGGCATTTGAAAGATAAGGATCCATGGATTTCAAGAGATTTTTATTTATACGCAAGGAGAGAGGCGGAAAATGCCGATCTAGTCATTACCAATCATGCCATGATGCTCATAGACTTTAAACAGGAATCATCTCTTTTTCGTACATTTGATTACGTTCTTATTGATGAGGCCCATCATTTTGAAAAAGCTGCAAGAAATTTTTTCGGGAAAAAAATAGAATATATTCCCTGTAAATATTTATGCAGTAAATTGGGTGCCTTTGATAAAAGACAAGTTTTTTTCCGGTTAGAAAAGCTTATTAGTTCAAAAAAAATTACTCCTAAAACACCATCATTTGAACTCGATTTCTCTATAATTGAACTGGAAAGATGTATTGAAGAATTATTTATAGGTATAGCGGATAGATTAACGTTGGAACGAAAAAAACGTGACAATCATCAAAAAACACAACTACGTTTAGTAAATAAGTGGATGGATGATGAAAAGTGGGAGCAAGTTATATATTGTGCAAAGAAAATAATTGAAACAATTATCGAAATAAATTCGTCTATAAATGAGCGCCTATCGAGTTTAAAACAATTAAGTGATAAAAAATTAAATGAAAAAGATAAGGCGTTTGTTGAAGAGTGTTACAGCATTATGAACGAATTTTATGAATTACAGGAAACAATATATATGCTTTTAGTTCAACAATCAGATGATCATGTCTACTGGATTGAAGGAGACGTTAAAGCAATTCCTAATAGTATAACGATCCAATCACAACCAATTTCTGTGAAAAATCAGTTAGGTACTGAATTTTTTTCAAAAAAGAAGAGTGTTATTCTGACATCAGCAACATTAACAGTAAATAATTCATTTAGCTTTTTCGAAAATGAATTAGGGCTAAACCACTTGGAGAATCTTGTGAAAAAGCAAATATCATCTCCATTTCACTATAAGGATATGACCCAGTTGATTATTCCAACTGATATACCAGAGATTCTTCAGGTATCACCAACGGAATATACAGAATCAATCGCAGGTCACTTAATTGGAATTGCACAAGCTACAAAAGGAAGAATGCTTGTCCTATTCACTTCTAATGAAATGTTAAGACAAACCCATAATTTAATGAAGGAAAGTGGGCTGTTAGAAGATTTTATCCTAATTGCACAGGGAATAACGGCAGGAAGTAGAACTAGACTAATCAAGAATTTCCAAAAATTTGAGAAAGCAATTTTATTGGGGACAAATAGTTTTTGGGAAGGTGTAGATATACCCGGAGAGGATTTATCCTGCTTAGTCATCGTAAGATTGCCTTTTTCTCCTCCTGAAGAACCATATATTTGGGCTAAAAGCAAAGCATTAACGGAGGAAGGGAAAAATCCTTTTACAGCTTATTCATTACCAGAAGCCGTCATTCGTTTTAAACAAGGGTTTGGAAGATTAATTAGAAGAGACACTGATAAAGGAATTGTTATCGTTTTTGACCGAAGGATAGAATCAACAAAGTATGGCAAGGCATTTTTGAAATCAATACCAAAAATTCCCGTCAAACACGCCTCGTTAAAGGAAATTATTGAAATTGTTGAAAAGTGGTTTTAA
- a CDS encoding YpmA family protein: MDSKIEILSTIKIDYQSDLYKIVDALNRTLKQKDLMFGLALDSEDKSKAVFTIYRT, translated from the coding sequence ATGGATAGTAAGATTGAAATATTATCAACGATAAAAATCGATTATCAATCTGATTTATATAAAATTGTTGATGCCTTAAATCGAACATTAAAGCAAAAAGATTTAATGTTTGGTTTAGCCCTCGATTCAGAGGATAAAAGTAAAGCGGTTTTTACAATTTATCGTACATAA
- a CDS encoding DUF5590 domain-containing protein, translating to MKKWIISFCLLLLIVLGFSVNIYYQSTKPINKAESFAKKTAKEKANLVSMDQFYLYNGNESYYITVGKKKNGEKIAVWIPEKNNDQVIVEKMSDGLSKKDAIKKLKEKETPAKILGSRLGMLNNEPVWEISYLDQSSHLNYAYIYFLKSNNKTPYMIYNI from the coding sequence ATGAAAAAATGGATTATAAGTTTCTGTTTATTGCTACTAATCGTTTTAGGATTTTCCGTAAATATTTATTATCAATCAACAAAACCGATCAATAAAGCGGAAAGTTTCGCAAAAAAAACGGCCAAGGAAAAGGCAAACCTTGTTTCAATGGATCAGTTTTATTTATATAATGGTAATGAAAGCTATTATATTACAGTTGGAAAGAAAAAAAATGGTGAAAAGATTGCTGTATGGATTCCTGAAAAAAATAATGACCAAGTTATTGTTGAAAAAATGTCTGATGGACTATCGAAAAAAGATGCAATTAAAAAACTAAAGGAAAAAGAAACACCTGCAAAAATTTTAGGTAGTAGGTTAGGAATGCTAAATAATGAGCCCGTATGGGAAATATCTTATCTTGATCAATCATCTCATTTAAACTACGCCTATATTTACTTTTTAAAGTCAAATAATAAAACACCATATATGATTTATAATATTTAA
- a CDS encoding pyridoxal phosphate-dependent aminotransferase yields MAIQLANRVSALTPSSTLAITAKAKAMKAEGIDVIGLGAGEPDFNTPQHIIDAAAESMNKGFTKYTATGGLPELKKAIINKFKQDQHIDYQASEIIVTNGAKHALYTLFQVLLNAGDEVIIPIPYWVSYPEQVKLAGGEPVYINGQEENNFKITPEQLTAAITKKTKAIIINSPSNPTGMLYTKEELTKLGEICLEYNILIISDEIYEKLIYDFHQHVSIAEISPELKDQTIVINGVSKSHSMTGWRIGYAAGNSEIIKAMTDLASHSTSNPTTPSQYGAIAAYNGTQEAVEMMREAFENRLNIIYTKLITIPGISCLKPQGAFYLFPNVIEAARKTGFKTVDEFATALLEEANVAVIPGSGFGAPDYIRLSYATSLENLEEAVKRIERYINQKLN; encoded by the coding sequence ATGGCCATACAACTAGCCAATCGTGTAAGTGCCCTTACACCATCATCTACATTAGCAATTACTGCGAAAGCAAAAGCTATGAAGGCAGAAGGAATCGATGTTATCGGTTTAGGTGCTGGGGAACCAGATTTTAATACGCCACAACATATTATAGATGCTGCAGCAGAATCAATGAATAAAGGATTCACAAAATATACAGCAACAGGTGGATTACCTGAATTAAAGAAAGCAATAATAAATAAATTTAAGCAAGACCAGCATATTGATTATCAAGCTTCTGAAATTATTGTTACTAATGGAGCAAAACACGCTTTATACACCCTTTTTCAAGTTCTATTAAATGCGGGGGATGAAGTAATTATTCCTATTCCATATTGGGTAAGTTACCCGGAACAAGTAAAACTTGCTGGAGGAGAGCCTGTATATATTAATGGTCAAGAAGAAAATAATTTCAAAATTACACCTGAACAACTTACGGCTGCCATTACAAAAAAAACAAAAGCCATTATTATAAATTCACCAAGCAATCCAACAGGAATGCTTTATACGAAAGAAGAATTAACTAAATTAGGTGAAATTTGTTTAGAGTATAATATATTAATTATTTCGGATGAAATATATGAAAAATTAATCTACGACTTCCATCAGCATGTTTCAATAGCCGAAATTTCGCCAGAATTAAAGGATCAAACAATTGTTATTAACGGTGTCTCCAAGTCACATTCAATGACTGGATGGCGAATCGGTTATGCAGCAGGTAACAGTGAAATAATTAAAGCGATGACAGACCTTGCAAGTCACTCTACATCAAATCCAACGACACCATCTCAATATGGAGCAATCGCTGCATATAACGGTACACAAGAAGCCGTTGAAATGATGCGTGAGGCATTTGAGAACCGATTAAATATAATTTATACTAAATTGATTACTATTCCAGGCATTAGCTGTCTTAAACCTCAAGGTGCTTTCTATTTATTTCCAAACGTTATAGAAGCTGCAAGAAAGACGGGGTTTAAAACCGTTGATGAATTTGCAACAGCATTGCTAGAGGAAGCTAATGTTGCAGTTATTCCAGGATCCGGATTTGGGGCTCCTGACTATATTCGTTTATCCTATGCCACTTCATTAGAAAATCTAGAAGAGGCAGTTAAAAGAATTGAACGATATATTAACCAGAAATTAAATTAG
- a CDS encoding DnaD domain-containing protein: MEKEIILAWIEEGSIQIPQLLMANYKKIGLNETEVMLILQVYSFLEKGNDFPTPEELSERMTIQNSMCSSILRKLVQNQYISIEEGVTEDNIRLEKYSLTPLWNKLIENIIYDKKQSELEKNLYEEKNLYTIFENEFGRPLSPLECETLAMWLDQDHQSTTVIIAALREAVISGKLNFRYIDRILFEWKKNGVQTIEQARDFGQKFRQQQRKKTQSVQKSSNTVPFYNWLEQ; the protein is encoded by the coding sequence ATGGAAAAAGAGATTATTTTAGCTTGGATAGAAGAGGGGAGCATTCAGATTCCTCAGTTATTAATGGCTAATTATAAAAAAATTGGTTTGAATGAAACGGAAGTCATGCTAATCCTGCAAGTATATTCCTTTTTAGAAAAAGGAAATGACTTTCCGACCCCAGAAGAACTTTCAGAACGGATGACAATACAAAATAGTATGTGTTCTTCAATCCTGCGAAAACTTGTTCAAAATCAATATATTAGTATTGAAGAAGGTGTCACAGAAGATAATATTCGATTGGAAAAATACTCTTTAACCCCTTTATGGAATAAACTTATTGAAAATATTATTTATGATAAAAAACAATCAGAGCTAGAAAAAAATTTATATGAGGAAAAAAACCTCTATACTATTTTTGAAAATGAGTTTGGCCGACCACTTTCACCACTGGAATGTGAAACATTGGCAATGTGGCTGGATCAAGATCACCAATCTACAACAGTCATTATTGCTGCATTAAGAGAAGCTGTTATTTCAGGAAAATTAAACTTTCGATATATAGATCGTATTTTATTTGAATGGAAGAAAAATGGGGTTCAAACGATAGAACAAGCTAGAGACTTCGGCCAAAAGTTTAGACAACAACAACGCAAAAAAACTCAATCAGTACAAAAAAGCTCGAACACTGTGCCATTTTACAATTGGTTAGAACAATAG
- the nth gene encoding endonuclease III, with translation MLNLQQIRFCLDEMGKLFPHAHCELNHSNPFELVIAVSLSAQCTDALVNKVTENLFKKYKTPEDFLSVSLEELQNDIRSIGLFRNKAKNIQKLCQLLITEYNGELPRDRDELTKLPGVGRKTANVVVSVAFGIPAIAVDTHVERVSKRLGICKWKDSVLDVEKTLMRKIPEEEWSITHHRMIFFGRYHCKAQNPKCTSCPLLNLCREGKKRIKNRG, from the coding sequence ATGTTAAATTTACAGCAGATTCGATTTTGTTTGGATGAAATGGGAAAATTATTCCCACATGCTCATTGTGAACTAAATCATTCTAATCCCTTTGAATTGGTTATAGCAGTTTCCCTTTCTGCACAATGTACAGATGCACTTGTAAATAAAGTGACGGAAAATCTTTTTAAAAAATATAAAACCCCAGAAGACTTTTTATCTGTTTCTCTTGAGGAATTACAAAATGATATACGATCAATTGGTTTATTTCGTAATAAAGCAAAAAATATTCAAAAGCTATGTCAATTGCTTATTACTGAATATAATGGAGAACTTCCTAGAGATAGGGACGAATTAACGAAACTTCCCGGAGTTGGTAGAAAAACAGCAAATGTCGTTGTTTCAGTCGCTTTTGGAATTCCAGCAATTGCAGTCGATACGCATGTGGAAAGAGTAAGTAAACGTTTGGGAATTTGTAAGTGGAAAGATTCTGTGCTAGATGTGGAAAAAACATTGATGAGAAAAATTCCAGAAGAAGAGTGGTCCATTACACATCATCGAATGATATTTTTCGGAAGGTATCATTGTAAGGCACAAAACCCTAAATGTACTAGTTGTCCTTTACTAAATCTATGTCGAGAAGGTAAAAAGAGAATAAAAAATAGAGGCTGA